In Acanthopagrus latus isolate v.2019 chromosome 16, fAcaLat1.1, whole genome shotgun sequence, one DNA window encodes the following:
- the nrxn3a gene encoding neurexin 3a isoform X8: MRHSAVCLNCLTMCPMGFSPLRVLIKGGCCQALGFIVLYQTAWMGWLILGCIAAPPSGSLLNSVTATRPQIAGASYAHPEQHHLRVMRHRSSPPISIYRSPASLKGGHAGTTYIFGKGGGLITFKWPANERPSTRTDRLTVGFSTSLKDGILVRIDSAPGLGDYLMLHIQQGKIGVTFNIGTVDISVEESSTAVNDGKYHVVRFTRNGGNATLQVDNWSINEHFPTGNSDIERYQMANKKIPFKYARPVEEWLQEKGRQLTIFNTQATVAIGGSDRSRPFQGQLSGLYYNGLKVLNMAAEGNPNIKINGSVRLVGDVPSVAGSARTTAMPPEMSTTFIETTTMMSTTTTRKHRSSSTVQHTPDEIVSSAECSSDDEDLEECETSHAGAELVIPVLEDPLAHPSVAPRAPFIPSPSTHHPLLTIIETTKESLSKATEAGVPCLSDRGSDDCDDDGLVISGYGSGEAFKSNLPPTDDEDFYTAFSLVTDKTLSTSGFEGGYKAHAPKTFRPNKPSISRRGRATTTAIPLTADQSRTTATFASTATLHNAPAKQPAGKMNNRELKPQPDVVLLPLPTSFEVDSTKLRGPLITSPMFRNIPTALPTEPGVRRVPGPSEVVRESSSTTGMVIGIVAAAALCILILLYAMYKYRNRDEGSYQVDESRNYITNSAVQSNGAVMKDKQQSMKGSNKKQKNKDKEYYV, from the exons ATGAGacactctgctgtctgtttgaaTTGTCTCACCATGTGTCCCATGGGTTTCTCACCTCTGCGGGTGCTCATTAAAGGGGGTTGCTGCCAAGCCCTTGGCTTCATTGTCCTCTATCAGACCGCCTGGATGGGGTGGCTGATTCTGGGATGTATCGCTGCACCCCCATCAGGGAGTCTGCTGAACTCTGTGACCGCCACCAGACCGCAGATAGCAGGGGCGTCATATGCCCACCCTGAACAGCATCACCTGCGCGTGATGAGGCACCGCTCCTCTCCACCTATCTCCATATACAGGTCTCCAGCATCACTGAAGGGGGGTCATG CTGGGACGACGTACATCTTCGGCAAAGGAGGAGGCCTCATCACATTCAAATGGCCAGCCAATGAGAGACCGAGTACCAGGACAGACAGGTTAACTGTGGGCTTCAGCACCTCCCTGAAAGACGGAATCTTGGTCAGGATTGACAGTGCACCTGGTCTGGGTGACTACCTCATGCTGCACATA CAACAAGGCAAAATAGGAGTGACGTTCAACATTGGTACAGTGGATATCAGTGTGGAGGAGAGCAGCACCGCAGTGAATGATGGGAAGTATCATGTTGTCCGCTTCACCAGGAATGGTGGCAATGCTACGCTGCAGGTGGATAACTGGTCCATCAATGAACACTTCCCAACAG GGAACAGCGACATTGAACGCTATCAAATGGCCAATAAGAAAATTCCTTTCAAATACGCCAGACCAGTAGAAGAGTGGCTACAAGAGAAAG GACGGCAGCTAACCATTTTCAACACCCAAGCAACAGTCGCGATTGGTGGTAGTGATCGCAGCCGGCCCTTTCAGGGTCAACTGTCCGGCCTTTATTACAATGGCCTCAAGGTGTTGAACATGGCCGCTGAGGGCAACCCTAACATCAAGATTAATGGCAGTGTGAGGTTGGTAGGTGATGTGCCCAGTGTGGCAGGTTCTGCCAGGACCACGGCCATGCCTCCAGAGATGTCCACTACTTTCATTGAGACTACCACCATGATGTCCACCACTACCACACGGAAACATAGATCCTCCTCAACTGTACAG CACACACCAGATGAAATTGTGTCATCTGCAGAGTGTTCGAGCGATGACGAAGACCTGGAGGAGTGTGAAACTAGCCATGCAG GAGCTGAGTTAGTCATCCCAGTACTTGAGGATCCATTAGCGCACCCCTCTGTAGCTCCTCGTGCACCCTTCATTCCCTCTCCCTCAACCCACCACCCACTCCTCACCATTATTGAGACCACCAAAGAGTCCCTGTCCAAGGCCACTGAGGCGGGGGTACCTTGCTTGTCGGACCGAGGCAGCgatgattgtgatgatgatggcttGGTGATATCGGGGTATGGCTCTGGGGAAGCGTTCAAGTCTAACCTGCCCCCTACTGATGATGAAGATTTTTACACGGCCTTCTCCTTGGTAACAGATAAGACCTTGTCCACGTCAGGCTTTGAAGGTGGCTACAAAGCTCATGCGCCCAAGACTTTTAGACCTAACAAACCTTCAATCTCCAGACGCGGTAGGGCTACCACTACCGCCATACCACTAACCGCCGACCAGAGCCGCACCACCGCCACCTTTGCCTCCACCGCAACCCTCCACAATGCTCCGGCCAAACAGCCGGCTGGCAAAATGAATAACCGCGAGCTAAAACCCCAGCCCGACGTAGTGTTGCTTCCATTGCCCACATCCTTTGAGGTAGACAGCACCAAGCTGAGGGGCCCATTAATAACCTCCCCAATGTTCCGTAATATACCCACAGCACTCCCCACAGAGCCGGGCGTCAGGCGAGTTCCAGGGCCCTCGGAAGTGGTCCGTGAATCTAGCAGCACCACCGGGATGGTCATCGGAATAGTGGCGGCCGCTGCCCTGTGCATCCTCATCCTTCTGTATGCCATGTATAAGTACAGGAACAGGGATGAAGGTTCCTACCAGGTGGACGAGAGCAGGAACTACATAACCAATTCAGCTGTGCAAAGCAATGGCGCTGTCATGAaggacaaacagcagagcaTGAAAGGCAgcaacaagaaacagaaaaataaggaTAAGGAGTattatgtgtga